The genomic window gtcccgtgcaagctgtaacttgagtaaaaattgagatatcatgatgaaacttggtacacgtattccttggctccataagaaggttaagttcgaagatgggcaaaatcggcccactgccacgcccacaaaatggcggaagccgaaaacctataaagtgtcataactaagccataaacaaagatattaaagtgacatttggcacagggaggggcatatttggacgtaaatttttttagaaaagtgggcgtggccccgcccctactaagttttttgtacgtatctcagaaactactatagctatgtcaaccaaactctacacagtcgttttcttcaggcatttccatatacagttcaaaaatggaagaaatcggataataaccacgcccacctcccatacaaaggttatgttgaaaatcactaaaagtgcgttaacggactaacaaaaatcgtcagaaacactaaattttacggaagaaattgcagaaggaagctgcacccaggctttttttaaaaattgaaaatgggcgtggcctcgcccacttatagaccaaaaaccatatctcaggaactactagaccgatttcggtatgaaattcggtatataatattttcttaacaccctgatgacatgtacgaaatatggaaatcggttcacaaccacgccttcttccaatataacgctattttgaattccctctgatgccttctctgtataatacgagtatatacattaggaaccaatgatgatagcggaataaaactttacaaaaatacggtatttgaaaaatatgtaaatgacgtataatgaaatctcgattatcactttatcatgcgagagtataaaatgttcggtgacacccgaacttagcccttccttacttgttttaaggTTATTATTTAGACTTTCACCATAAATTAGGTGAGGAACTCGGCTAAATGAAAAACGACTGTAAGGTCTGATCATTATGTCATTATTCATACTCACTCCCTTAGTGGTTCTTTAACTGCTAGCGGAGCGGCAATTTTAGTTGAAGCaactagaaaaaatcacacgtagccaaatctggtgaaacAATGGTTGATTGATGGTATTCATAGCCCTTTTGGCTTAAAATTCTGTCAAACTCataacccatgtctcatcggcattTATGACATGAAAAGAACAGCAAGAACACGTTCCCAAAATATCCATCGAAATCATTCGAACTGATTCGCGAGAgatatcgagctctcttgccatttctCTAAAACGTTCAAGCGCCTTatactttacttttttaatattttcttcaacgGTCTCgcgaccgtctttgaagactttgtacaaattttaggcttttgtttttgataagactgaatcaccgtaagcatTTCCCAACACTCGGAATGATTCCGTACacgaaattttgttagaaatacaaaattttatacaaattctttcttcgatatttttatccactacgagtataaaaatcgcaacgcactactgaggtgtgcCGACTTAAGTAGCTGTTGTaagcaaactggttgacagatcgcgctcatatatGGCATAGTTACGAGTATTAAatacagtcctaccaacttagttaaattttgaaatatcatttactcggGGAATTTTTTGTcgcaatgtatgtatattcataatttaaaaataatttgaaacctCTTCAAACCTTTAGACctcaatttattattgttgatgtttatagttagtataaatataatatatgtatgtaaatataaagatatatttgATGTATATAATGTAGAAATAAGTTTTACTTCGTATATTATATGCACCATTGAAGCTTAATTTGCAATTTCGAAAATACTCTCCGTAATAAATGCATTAAGTTCCGATATGAGCaagaaaagtatcaaaaatagtttgaccttgattttgaaatttcttccgatgcaaatatatatacatacaagtatatatgtgtgcattatttaatacatatgtacatattgtaaaCAGCCTGGCATCAAAGAACCGCCCTATGGGAAAAACTTAACTTTGCACAAAAATCTCAAATTTCTGAATTGTGTGAGAATTTTTGCGGAAATTGTACCATTGTCTTCGCCAAAAGATAAACTTTTCATATAAGGACTCGATTTTGACTAGTTTGTTTATACGACAGGAGGAACTCgccatatatacagacataacCAGCATGGCTAAACCAACTAAGCTTGTTTCCAACGATTTCTTCtgtgtggaaaacttaataAACCCTGTGCACGGTATAAAAAACCGTTGCATATGTGTGTcacaattcaaaaatttgacAGTTCAGCAACTGAAGAATTTCCTACTGGGTCTGTactttgacaaaatttatgagCATTTCACTTGCACTTGcacaataccaacaacactcGCATCGGCACGAATATATAAATAGCTCTTGTTGATgattaatttatttcacttttgtaCTTATTAACAACTTGAAGGTGTTTACAATTCTAATTAAACTATATAACTATATTTCACTTGTTTCTATTGCACctgcatacatttgtatttttttttaattttctctccCACTCATGCGTATCATACTCATTTCCAGGGCAATGCCAATTTACCCGTTTCATGCACCCGCACCAAGCGCTCATTCGGCGTATAGTACTTAGTCGGCGGTGGAGGTGGTGCTTTGATGGTCAAAATGCCATCGGAGGAGAGATTCGAAATCACATCGTTGGCATTGAAACCGCGTGGCAGTAGGTATTTACGTATAAAGTGGCGTTCCACAAGACCATTGCCATCGTTTCGCTTCTCATGATTGCCCTGCACGATCACATAGTCATCGTTGGTCTTCACCACAATCTCGTGCGGCTTAAATTGACGCACATCAATGTCCACTTGAAAGCCCTTCTCGTCCACATGCACCCGCTCGCCCGCATAGTAATTCTCCCAACGCATCGGATAACGCCAGTCCAGCAGTGAGGATTGTATCAACTGATTGCGCACGCGACGCGTAACCAAGTCGTCCAGTGGACGCAACAGACGTTCCGTTGAGGGCCACCACAAACGAGCATCGTCCCAGAGGTAGGGGTATAGATGAAAATCGTATGGTGGATAGTAACGTGGGCGGTCGAGTTCACGCGCGTAACTGCCATATGTGGTTGGCACGAGCGTCATTTTTTCCGTTTgctcttattttattttggtgaattgaactttaaattgaaatactTGTTAGTCCTCTGCcagcaattaaatttataaaatttttgttagagAAATTTGGCCTTTTATTCTCTGCAGCGTGGCATCGTCTCATCGCACTTTGCGTCCGACGTCATTGCCATGAATTTGGGTTGGTGCTGAAAGGGCCTGATGGAAATGTGGCAGCTGTTGTAtgactaaaattatttttctctatTATGtgctttaaattataaaaagaaaaataaaaacaggtAGAGTTCGAGTTAACGTGAAAGAAGCTTCCAAAAAATAATCTAACGTGTAGGTTTGTAGCTGGAGCGTCAAAAGGATTCTTCCAGCAAAAGTACTGGCATTCACCGAAAACCTGGTGGATATGGCAGGTAATGTCATAACGTGAAAATAATTTCATCGTAATACAGGTTAAGGGTACCGATGAGTTTGCTAATCTCTTAACCAAAAGGGCTTAACTCAGATcgtctaattttattttgactgATGATAATTGGCtcaatttacttacatatgtttggCTAATGGAACCTAAAGAACCATAAAGAAACTTTGAAGTGATATCTAGAAAGAGGTCGAAAAGgtagaagaaagaagaagaaacgaaaAGTTTATGCAAAATTATGCTTATCAATACAATGCATAAGCTTCATTTATCTCTCTCGCGAATTGTCggaatttttatatgaaatcaaaagttcaatttcaaaaatattcgcaTAAATTGCATCCGGTCATTCCGTTAAATTGGTATTTATAGCTGGCCCCGATTGTTTTCCAGTACTCATTCCTAGTGTAATATAATCCATTTTccgcaaatttaaaaataattagtttcataaaattggaaaatatttttaaccgtAAATGTAATAGAATAGAATTAGAAAATTCGAAATCGTAAGTAAATTCTAATTGAATTGCATAACCAGATGATACCAATTCATTAATACGAACAAATCTAAAGAAACAAATTCTCAACAGAAATTCATCATTTCTATTTGAGAGACTATCCCTAAAATTATaatgatatttattttgaaagatcTTGGGAAAACTTGTAGATGAAATCTTGGGGTCCtcgttttatttaatatgtacTTTAATCTCATTTGTACATATCTATCTAGTGGCAGCTCTTGTATCCTtccaggttgctcttcgtccgtatatatacatacatacacattgagccagaaatgcggctcatcgctgaacaaaatttggctcgaaaacgtcggatcttcttggaacttatCCAGAAtccatagagcgaagtgatgtcgcttggggagggccaagtcattccatatgtcagtcggagttgctgcgaacggcgccgaattgactctccacggtcttcgtctACACTCTCAGTtatgactgctatattttcttcacttctgGACGTCGTCTATCGTTCAATATTATCCTATATCCAATCAACCCATCAGacggtgatggtgttgcgaatagtacgctcagtaggccggtTATGTTGACTATAtgtaagttgagcgaagcgcgcgaaacacattctttacagaatgagaattttcgtaataaagttgaatgatttgtaaacgtttttaGAAGTAAGtattttcatgatgaaatgacagccTGACGCGACTtatgcgtgatctgtcaaaaaaaggcgattgaaaaaagtacctctacttggatcagccGTTatctataataaaatttaaaattttttctactgtttaattcataattttcaGACAAAATTAGCTTGTATAAGAATTACTACATAGTATTTTTGAGTGTTcgatatttatgtttaatatcATTACTTAAGAAAACGTAAGTGGCGCAGATTTGGCAGCTGCCAGTTAGCAATGATTCATCCGGGATGCACACAGTCGTTAACGTAATTTAAGGGCACTTTGCCATCGCACAAGGAAAGTATTTACGAAAATAGCAAATGAAAGTAAAAGGCAAATAACttaaagataaaatatatatttaggtatacatacatttgtatgtatgattgTATATGTGCGCACAGCTAAAATTAAAGAAGAGCGCATGTGCCTTAATATGCttgcacataagtatatacttttatttgagCCTGATTATAAACTAAAgcaaattattagaataatacaaaaaaaaattttttttttttaatacaaaacaaaaaattaaattaatttattgttattatataattaaataatttttatttataattcaatGAAACACATTTCATGTTTTGAGAttacgtttatttttattgtgtatCCAGTACGACAGAATATAGCGTACATCATCAAAGTAGTTATCATCATAATCGCCATAGTCATTATTAGCattgcaattttgcttgttataagtattttctttaatttctctCAATCTTCGCTAATCCTCTGTTAAtgcgtttttattttcttttaaatatgtatttttttatttctggtttttttttttgttttgtttttaattctcaaTATATGTACTTCTTTAATATCAATATTTGAATCTCTCTTCGCGCTctcttttttaatagtttgtttttctgttttatttgtaatgttagcggtattttttgttgtttttgctgtattTGTTATTCATTTTCTTTTGCTGCTGTTACAGCTGTTTCCATTTCAATTCAGTTCAATTCTGTTTTcatgcatgcatacacatacatacatacataaaatcgtatatatttgtattgatatatgcataaatgtataaaagaaaagaaaaaaaaacaaataaatgtgtatAGATGTGATAATGAAAGTAATTATTAAATGGCAAGTACGCggattgtttattttttaaataaaaagcaaaaatattgtaaaaaattttaaatattttcaaataaaagagaaaaacatttaaatattttgatttcatatatagttttatagatttaaaaaaaaatcataaaattaatttaaaaaattttaaatataaaattaatattaaaagcatttaaaaattacagaaaattattgataaaataataaaatatatatatataacagagagaaattattaaatatttattatacaagaATATAATGAAacgttgaaattaaaatataaataaatcaaataagagAAGATATAAACATTATAACtaaaaagaagaataataacataaataaaaaaaagtaatattgaaaaataaaataagtataaaatatttaattgaattatgaattaaataatatcataaaataattattgataatgaaaaacaaaacaaaataacattaaagaaataaaataatagtttaaataataaaataaatatattttattcataaaaatacaatttttaaagtaaaaaatatatgtatatgtatatacatacatacataaagaaatttaaattaactgaaaactaaataaaattacaatagtaaataaaataaaataaacaaagataaaaaaatgaaataaaaaattaaataatataagaaaaactaagaaatttaagattggaaatttttttctaaaaaaaataaaataaaaatatatatgtatgctattatattcataaaaaatttaaaaatttaaaaaattaaattaaacaaataattatgtaaattaaataaattaataaaatgtgtttaaattaACGAAAATAATCAGAATAATcagaaaatagaataaaaaaattaataacataaaacAGATGAGTTAAGTAGagtaaaatattatagaaaatgaataaataatttaaactaaaatttaaattaacatcgcaaaataaaaaaagcaattaaaacaaaaaaaataaaataaacaaaaaataaaattaattttatttaagactAATAGATAATTGAAATCATAACTAAtgaaaaaaaaccaataaaattataaaaaaaaattataaatacttaaaatacttaaataattaaaaaaatataaaaaatgtttaaagttgaaaaaatattaacaataaaataagtatttaataactttattaaaaattaaattaaataaattaaattaaacaaagttAAATAGGAAACAAACGAACATGCTTTTctctaaaaacaaaataataataacaaacaaattatttttgttttaacatttttcatatacttacatttattttatatgtagattaatatttttattattttatattttatttatttattttatatttattttacataaaaaattgtacataaaaaattgtaaaataaatataaaataaataaataaaatataaaataataaaaatattaatctacatataaaataaatgtaagtatatgaaaaatgttaaaacaaaaataatttgtttgttattattattttgtttttagagAAAAGCATGTTCGTTTGTTTCCTATTTaactttgtttaatttaatttatttaatttaatttttaataaagttattaaatacttattttattgttaatattttttcaactttaaacattttttatatttttttaattatttaagtattttaattatttaaaaattaattatcataaaattagttgaatagaaaacaaaaaaacatacttttatctaaaaaaaaataatgaacaaaaaactttataaacggaatataaaataaaacaaaatatttttctgcataTACAATAAATGCAACTACATacttgaaaaatgttgaaaaagaaaaattgaagtaaaaatgtaatattaaaaattattacaaaatttctaaaaaaaaactatttatttttttacacataaaaagacgaatacatataaaatttaataatcgaaaatgttaacaaaactaaaagcaaactgctaaaataaatatacgaaTCGTAATAAAATATGGTAAGCTCAGACCACATAGGAACATAAAAGACTCGAATAAACCGTTGGAATGCAAAGAGTGTGAActcagtttatttttaatagcagcaaaagctatttgtatatatagaaaattattacaaaatcttCATAATTGTTACATACTcgatttattataatttgcaaGGCTCTTTAACTAATAGTATTTAGCGTTCAGTTGACTACCATTTTCATAggtatgtgtgtttgttaaaaattaatttatgttagAATGTGTATGAATGCATGTAGGAAGTGGCGTCTCTAAGTACGCCTTTTGCCATTTATATTTCTACTTTTTATATCACTTGCTTCATCtgctttttgttgctattttttacttttatttttaactttaccTGCTACTACCATAGTTAAGTACTTAAAATGTAAacgcatttttgttgtttttcttgtgttctttttttctcatatatgtatatgtacgtatgtatctGCCAAAGTGAATGCttataccgttattttttctaactccgcaaaatttttcttttttcttatgcTCAAATCTTTCGTGCTGCACTACCACACCAcacgctctctctctctcgcgcTTAGTTA from Bactrocera tryoni isolate S06 chromosome 5, CSIRO_BtryS06_freeze2, whole genome shotgun sequence includes these protein-coding regions:
- the LOC120776387 gene encoding heat shock protein 27; amino-acid sequence: MTLVPTTYGSYARELDRPRYYPPYDFHLYPYLWDDARLWWPSTERLLRPLDDLVTRRVRNQLIQSSLLDWRYPMRWENYYAGERVHVDEKGFQVDIDVRQFKPHEIVVKTNDDYVIVQGNHEKRNDGNGLVERHFIRKYLLPRGFNANDVISNLSSDGILTIKAPPPPPTKYYTPNERLVRVHETGKLALPWK